DNA sequence from the Kaistia algarum genome:
CCGCGTCACGCCGACCAGATGGTCCGCGGCGTCTGCTCGCTCCCGAACGGCTCGGGCCGCACGGTCCGCGTCGCGGTGTTCGCGCGCGGTGCCAAGGCTGACGAGGCGAAGGCCGCCGGTGCCGACATCGTCGGCGCCGAAGATCTGCTGGAGATCGTCCAGGGTGGCACGATCGAGTTCGATCGCTGCATCGCGACCCCGGACATGATGCCGCTCGTCGGTCGCCTCGGTAAGGTGCTGGGCCCGCGCGGCCTGATGCCGAACCCGAAGGTCGGCACGGTGACGATGGACGTCACCACCGCCGTCAAGGGCGCCAAGGGTGGCTCGGTCGAGTTCCGCGTCGAGAAGGCTGGTATCATCCATGCCGGCATCGGCAAGGCGAGCTTCGACGCCGAGAAGCTGGTCGAGAACATCAAGGCGTTCACGGATGCCGTTCAGAAGGCTCGTCCTTCCGGCGCCAAGGGCACCTTCGTACAGCGTGTCGCCGTTTCGTCGACCATGGGCCCCGGCGTCCATGTCGATCCGTCTTCGGTGGTCGGCGCGTAAGCGTCGATACCATGAGTTTCGTCCGGGGAACCGGGCGATCGACGGCCGTCCGGGGTTCGCTCCGGTCGGCCGGTTACCTGTCCGAGACTGCAGGTGCCGGCGTCGCCGGCTTAATTCCCTGCATAGACGGGGGTGAAAAACGGATTCTCCGGCTTCGGCCGATGGATCAGTTCGATCCTCTTTTGCCCGGCGGCTCAACGGAGCTCGCGGGGGGACAGGCCAGGAAGCGTCGCGGCCGGATTTCCGGGCGTGACTGACGCAACCGGCGGTCCCGACCGCAAAGTCGGCCGCCAACTGGAGAGAGGCAAGTGGAAAAAGCGGAAAAGCGCGAACTTGTCTCGACGATGAACGAGGTCTTTCAGGAGGCCAATGTCGTCGTCGTGGCGCATTACGCTGGCCTCACCGTTGCCGAGCTCACTGCCCTTCGCGGCAAGGCTCGGCAGGTGGGAGTGAGCGTTAAGGTCGCAAAGAACCGCCTCGTCAAGCTCGCCCTTCAAGGCACGGACTCTGCCCACATTGCGGACCTGTTCACAGGCCCGACGCTGGTCGCTTATTCGAGCGATCCCGTGGCAGCGCCCAAGGTCGCTACCGATTTCGCCAAGACGAATGACAAGCTCGTCATTCTCGGTGGCGCGATGGGGAAGACCAATCTGGACCCGAACGGTGTCAAGGCTCTCGCCTCGCTGCCGTCGCTCGATGAACTTCGCGGTAAGCTGATCGGCCTGATTTCGGCCCCGGCTACCAAGATCGCGACAGTCGTCAGCGCGCCCGCGGCGCAGCTTGCCCGCGTGTTCGGTGCCTATGCCAAGAAGGATGAAGCGGCGTGAGGCCGTCATCCCGACACCTGAATTCGAACTGATAGGAAGAAGAAATGGCTGATCTTTCCAAGATTGTTGAAGAACTCTCGAGCCTGACGGTTCTCGAGGCTGCCGAGCTTTCGAAGCTCCTCGAAGAGAAGTGGGGCGTTTCGGCTGCTGCTCCGGTTGCGGCCGCTGCCGCTGCCGCGGCTCCCGCTGCCGTCGTCGAAGAGAAGACCGAGTTCGACGTCATCCTGACGGATGTCGGCCCGAACAAGATCAACGTCATCAAGGAAGTCCGCGCGATCACCGCCCTCGGCCTCAAGGAAGCCAAGGACCTGGTCGAAGCGGCTCCGAAGGCCGTCAAGGAAGCCGTGTCCAAGGACGAGGCTGCCAAGCTCAAGGCTCAGCTCGAAGGTGCTGGCGCCAAGGTCGACGTCAAGTAAGTCGATTGATTCTCGGCCGGCCCCGGATATCCGGGGCCGGTTCCATCAGGTCCTCAAGGACCGCTGTCCGGAAAGCCGCGCCCAAGCGCGGCTATACGGCTTTCCGGACAGCTGTTCTTCAACATAGAAGGAGCGAACATGGCCCAGGCATTCACCGGTCGTAAGCGCATCCGCAAGTTCTTCGGGTCGATCGGCGACGTCGCCGAGATGCCGAACCTCATCGAGGTTCAGAAGGCATCCTACGACCAGTTCCTCATGGTGGAGGAGCCGAAGGGTGGGCGTCCGGACGAAGGCCTTCAGGCCGTCTTCAAGTCGGTGTTCCCGATCTCCGACTTCTCGAACACGGCGCTGCTCGAGTTCGTCCGCTATGATTTCGACGCCCCGAAATATGACGTCGATGAGTGTCGCCAGCGCGGCATGACCTTCTCGGCGCCGCTGAAGGTGACGCTGCGCCTGATCGTGTTCGATGTCGACGAGGACACCGGCGCGAAGTCCGTCAAGGACATCAAGGAGCAGGAAGTGTACATGGGCGAAATGCCGCTCATGACTCTGAACGGCACCTTCATCGTCAATGGCACCGAGCGCGTCATCGTCTCGCAGATGCACCGCTCTCCGGGCGTGTTCTTCGACCACGACAAGGGCAAGACTCACTCGTCGGGCAAGCTGCTCTTCGCCGCGCGCATCATTCCGTATCGCGGTTCTTGGCTGGACATCGAGTTCGACGCCAAGGACATCGTCTATGCGCGCATCGACCGCCGCCGGAAGATCCCGGTGACGTCGCTGATGTTCGCTCTCGGCATGGACGGCGAGGAAATCCTCGACACGTTCTACAAGCAGATCTCCTACACGAAGGTGCCGGGCGGCTGGCGCATGCCTTACGACCCGGTGCGCATGCGCGGTGTCAAGGCTGCGATCGACCTGGTCGACGCCGACACCGGCGAAGTCGTGATCGAGGCCGGCAAGAAGCTCACCGCCCGCGCGGCGCGTGCCATTGCCGAGAAGGGCGTCAAGGCGCTCAAGGTCAGTTCCGAGGATCTCTTCGGCTCCTACATCGCCGAGGACATCGCCAATCCGCAGTCGGGTGAGATCTACGCCGAGGCCGGTGCCGAGATCACCGACAAGCTGCTGACCGTGCTCGAGACGGCCGGCTATGACGAGATCCCGGTGCTCGACATCGACCATGTCAATGTCGGCGCCTATATCCGCAACACGCTCGCGGTCGACAAGAACGAGACGCGCGAAGACGCGCTGTTCGACATCTATCGCGTGATGCGTCCCGGCGAGCCGCCGACGATGGATTCGGCTCAGGCCATGTTCCAGTCGCTGTTCTTCGACAGCGAGCGCTATGACCTTTCCGCGGTCGGCCGCGTGAAGATGAACATGCGCCTCGACCTGACCGCCGAGGATACCGTTCGCGTTCTGCGCGAGGCGGACATTCTGGCGGTGATCAAGATGCTGGTTGACCTCCGCGATGGCCGCGGCGAGATCGACGACATCGACAATCTCGGCAATCGCCGCGTCCGTTCGGTCGGCGAGCTCATGGAGAACCAGTACCGCGTCGGTCTGCTCCGCATGGAGCGCGCGATCAAGGAGCGCATGTCGTCGGTCGAGATCGGCAACGTCATGCCGCAGGATCTGATCAACGCCAAGCCGGCGGCTGCCGCCGTGCGCGAGTTCTTCGGCTCCTCGCAGCTTTCTCAGTTCATGGACCAGACCAATCCGCTCTCGGAGATCACGCATAAGCGTCGTCTCTCGGCGCTTGGCCCGGGCGGTCTGACCCGCGAGCGTGCCGGCTTCGAGGTGCGCGACGTGCACCCGACGCATTACGGCCGCATCTGCCCGATCGAGACGCCGGAAGGTCCGAATATCGGACTGATCAACTCGCTGGCGACGTTTGCGCGCGTCAACAAGTACGGCTTCATCGAGAGCCCGTATCGGCGCGTCCGGGACGGTCTCGCCACCGACGAGATCATCTATCTCTCGGCGATGGAGGAGTCGAAGTACTATGTCGCGCAGGCGAATATGGGCCTCGACAAAGCCGGTAAGCTGACGGAGGACCTGATCGTCTGCCGCCATGCCGGTGAGAACGTCATGGTCGGTCCGGAGCGCGTCGACTTCATGGACGTGTCGCCGAAGCAGCTCGTTTCTGTGGCGGCTTCGCTCATTCCGTTCCTGGAAAACGACGACGCCAACCGCGCCCTGATGGGCTCGAACATGATGCGCCAGGCGGTGCCTCTGGTTCGCGCCGAAGCGCCGTTCGTCGGCACCGGCATGGAAGCCGTCGTCGCCCGTGACTCGGGTGCCGCGATTGCCTCGCGCCGTGGCGGTATCGTCGACCAGGTCGATGCGACCCGTATCGTTATCCGCGCGACCGAGGATCTTGATCCTTCGAAGTCGGGTGTCGATATCTATAGGCTGATGAAGTTCCAGCGCTCGAACCAGTCGACCTGCATCAACCAGCGTCCGCTGGTGCGTGTCGGCGACCGTGTTGCCAAGGGCGACATCCTGGCCGACGGCCCCTCAACCGATCTCGGCGATCTGGCGCTCGGCCGGAACGTGCTCGTCGCGTTCATGCCGTGGAATGGCTACAACTTCGAGGATTCGATCCTGCTGTCCGAGCGGATCGTGTCGGACGACGTCTTCACCTCGATCCATATCGAGGAATTCGAGGTGATGGCGCGCGACACGAAGCTCGGACCGGAGGAAATCACACGCGATATTCCGAACGTTTCGGAAGAAGCGCTGAAGAACCTCGACGAAGCCGGCATCGTCTATATCGGCGCTGACGTGCAGGCGGGCGACATCCTCGTCGGTAAGATTACGCCGAAGGGCGAGAGCCCGATGACGCCGGAAGAAAAGCTCCTGCGCGCCATCTTCGGCGAAAAGGCTTCTGACGTTCGCGACACGTCGCTTCGCGTTCCGCCGGGCGTTACCGGCACGATCGTCGAGGTGCGCGTGTTCAACCGGCACGGCGTCGAGAAGGACGAGCGTGCGATGGCGATCGAGCGCGAGGAGATCGAACGCCTCGCCAAGGACCGCGACGACGAGCAGGCGATCCTGGACCGCAACGTCTATGGCCGCCTGGTCGATATGCTCGTCGGCAAGCCGGCGTCGAGCGGCCCGAAGAACTTCAAGCGCGAAACGGTCCTGAGCCGCGAGATCATCGAGGAATATCCTCGTAGTCAGTGGTGGCAGTTCGCCGTTGCCGACGAGAAGCTCATGGGCGAGATCGAGGCGCTGCGCGGCCAGTATGACGAAAGCCGCAAGCAGCTGGAGAAGCGCTTCATCGACAAGGTCGAGAAGCTGCAGCGCGGCGACGAGCTGCCTCCGGGCGTGATGAAGATGGTCAAGGTCTTCGTCGCCGTGAAGCGCAAGATCCAGCCGGGCGACAAGATGGCCGGCCGCCATGGCAACAAGGGCGTCGTGTCCCGCATCGTTCCGGTGCAGGACATGCCGTTCCTTGAGGATGGTACGCATGTCGACATCGTGCTCAATCCGCTCGGCGTGCCGAGCCGCATGAATGTCGGTCAGATCCTGGAGACGCATCTGGGCTGGGCTTGTGCCGGCATGGGCCTCAAGATCGGAAAGATGCTCGAGGACTACAAGAAGTCGGGCGATACCAAGCCGCTTCGCGTTCAGCTCGACGAGATCTATGGCGACAGCTCGAAGAACGAGAAGGTCGCTGAGTATGACGACGAATCCGTCGTGCGGCTCAGCCAGCATCTGAAGAAGGGCGTCTCGATCGCGACGCCGGTGTTCGACGGTGCGCGCGAGCCGGACATCGTTACGATGCTGAAGAAGGCGGGCCTCGATTCGTCGGGCCAGGTCGTCCTCTATGACGGCCGGACGGGCGAATCCTTCGACCGCAAGGTGACGGTGGGCTACATCTACATGCTCAAGCTGCACCATCTGGTCGACGACAAGATCCATGCGCGTTCGATCGGGCCGTACTCGCTCGTCACCCAGCAGCCGCTGGGCGGTAAGGCGCAGTTCGGCGGCCAGCGCTTCGGCGAAATGGAGGTGTGGGCGCTCGAAGCTTATGGCGCGGCCTATACCTTGCAGGAGATGTTGACGGTGAAGTCCGACGACGTCGCCGGCCGTACCAAGGTCTATGAGGCGATCGTCCGCGGCGACGACACGTTCGAGGCCGGTATCCCGGAATCGTTCAACGTTCTGGTCAAGGAAATGCGTTCGCTCGGCCTCGATGTCGAACTGAACCAGTCGAAGCGGGTCGACGGTAGTTCGATCGAGCAGCTTCCGGACGCGGCGGAGTAATCCGCCGCGCCTATCCGGAATGCAGGTAAGTCAATTGCGTTGGTCGGAAGCGAGACGATGGTCTCGCCCGATCAGCGCCAAAGGAGATCGGCGATGAATCAGGAAGTCGCGAACATCTTCAACCCGCTGGCCCAGCCGGCGCAGAACTTCGACCAGATCCGCATCCACATTGCGAGCCCGGAGAAAATTCTCTCGTGGTCGTATGGCGAGATCAAGAAGCCGGAGACGATCAACTACCGTACGTTCAAGCCCGAGCGTGACGGGCTGTTCTGTGCGCGGATCTTCGGACCGATCAAGGACTACGAGTGCTTGTGCGGCAAGTACAAGCGCATGAAGTACAAGGGCATCATCTGCGAGAAGTGCGGCGTCGAGGTGACTCTCGCCCGCGTTCGGCGCGACCGCATGGGCCATATCGAGCTCGCGGCGCCCGTGGCTCACATCTGGTTCCTGAAGTCGCTGCCCTCGCGCATCGGCATGCTGATGGACATGACGCTCAAGGATCTTGAGCGCATTCTCTATTTCGAGAACTACGTCGTTCTGGAGCCCGGCCTCACCCCGCTGAAGGAGCGTCAGCTCCTCTCCGAGGAGGAGTATCTGCGCGCCCAGGACGAGTATGGCGACGACAGTTTCACCGCCATGATCGGCGCGGAAGCCATCCGCGAGATGATGATGGCGCTCGACCTGCCGAAGCTGGCGCTCGACCTGCGCGAGGAAATCGCGACCTCGACCTCTGAGCTGAAGCCAAAGAAGCTCGGCAAGCGGCTGAAGCTCGTCGAGGCCTTCATCGAGTCCGGCAATCGCCCGGAATGGATGATCATGACCCAGATCCCGGTCATTCCGCCGGATCTGCGCCCGCTCGTTCCGCTGGATGGCGGCCGTTTCGCGACGTCCGATCTGAACGATCTCTATCGCCGCGTCATCAACCGCAACAATCGTTTGAAGCGGCTGATCGAACTGCGCGCGCCGGATATCATCATCCGCAACGAGAAGCGCATGCTGCAGGAGGCCGTCGACGCTCTGTTCGACAATGGTCGCCGTGGCCGTGTCATCACGGGCGCCAACAAGCGCCCGTTGAAGTCGCTGTCCGACATGCTCAAGGGCAAGCAGGGCCGCTTCCGCCAGAACCTGCTCGGCAAGCGCGTCGACTATTCCGGCCGTTCGGTCATCGTGGTCGGCCCGGAAATGAAGCTGCATCAGTGCGGCCTGCCGAAGAAGATGGCGCTCGAGCTGTTCAAGCCGTTCATCTATTCGCGTCTTGACGCCAAGGGCTTCTCCTCGACGGTGAAGCAGGCGAAGAAGCTCGTCGAAAAGGAGCGGCCGGAGGTCTGGGATATCCTGGACGAGGTCATCCGCGAGCATCCGATCCTGCTCAATCGCGCACCGACCTTGCACCGCCTCGGTATCCAGGCCTTCGAGCCCGTGCTGATCGAAGGCAAGGCGATCCAGCTGCATCCGCTCGTCTGCTCGGCCTTCAACGCCGATTTCGACGGCGACCAGATGGCCGTGCACATTCCGCTGTCGCTCGAAGCGCAGCTGGAAGCGCGCGTCCTGATGATGTCGACGAACAACATCCTGCATCCGGCCAATGGTCTGCCGATCATCGTGCCGTCGCAGGACATCGTCCTCGGCCTCTACTATCTGTCGATCATGGCAGAGAAGGAGCCGGGCGAGGGCATGAAGTTCGGTTCGATCGCTGAGATCGAGCATGCGCTCAGCGCCAAGGCGATCACGCTGCATACGAAGATCAAGGGTCGCTATCGCGGCATTGATGCCGATGGCAACGTCACGTCCAAGATCTATGACACGACGCCCGGACGCCTGCTGATCGGCGAACTGCTGCCCAAGCACCACAACCTGCCCTTCGACGTCGTCAACAAGCTGATGACCAAGAAGGAAATCTCGAACACGATCGACGCCGTCTACCGCCATTGCGGTCAGAAGGAGACGGTCATCTTCTGCGATCGCATCATGGCGCTCGGCTTCCGCGAGGCTTGCCGCGCGGGCATCTCGTTCGGCAAGGACGACATGGTGATCCCGGCCGCGAAGGCGAAGCTGGTCGAGGAGACGCAGGCGCTCGTGAAGGATTACGAGCAGCAGTACAATGACGGCCTGATCACCTATGGTGAGAAGTACAACAAGGTCGTCGATGCCTGGGCGAAGTGCGGTGATCGCGTCGCCGAGGAAATGATGAAGGGCATCTCCGCTGTCCAGAAGGACAAGGAGACGGGTCGTCAGAAGCCGATGAACTCGGTCTACATGATGAGCCATTCGGGTGCGCGTGGTTCGCCCACCCAGATGAAGCAGCTTGCCGGCATGCGCGGTCTGATGACCAAGCCGTCGGGCGAGATCATCGAGAACCCGATCATCTCGAACTTCAAGGAAGGCCTCACCGTTCTCGAGTACTTCAACTCGACCCACGGTGCCCGTAAGGGCCTCGCCGATACGGCTCTGAAGACGGCCAACTCCGGCTATCTGACGCGTCGTCTCGTCGACGTGGCGCAGGACTGCATCATCATCGAGCAGGATTGCGGCACGACGAACGGCCTCAAGATGCAGGCGGTCATCGATTCCGGCCAGGTCGTCGCTTCGCTCGGCCTGCGCATCCTCGGCCGCACGGCCGCGGAGGATATCGTGTCGAGCGTGACGGGCGAGGTTCTGATCCCCGCCGGCAAGCTCATCGAAGAGCGGGATTGCGAGAAGGTCGAGAAGGCCGGCGTCCAGGCGGCGAAGATCCGTTCGGTGCTGACCTGCGACACCAAGATCGGCGTCTGCGCGACCTGCTACGGCCGCGATCTGGCGCGCGGCACTCCCGTCAACATGGGCGAGGCCGTCGGCGTCATCGCGGCCCAGTCGATCGGCGAGCCGGGCACGCAGCTCACCATGCGTACGTTCCACATCGGCGGAACGGCGCAGGTGGTCGACTCGTCGTTCATCGAGTCGAGTTTCGAGGGCACGATCCAGATCCGCAATCGCAATATCGTTCGCGACAGCGAGGGCAAGCTCATCGCCCTCGGTCGCAACATGGCGATCGTCATCGTCGACAAGGATGGGACGGAGCGCGCGGTCAACCGCGTGACTTACGGCTCGCGCCTGCATGTTGACGAGGGCGACAGCGTCAAGCGCGGCCAGCGTCTGGCGGAGTGGGATCCCTACACCCGCCCGGTGCTGACCGAAGTCAACGGCACGATCGGCTACGAGGATCTGGTCGAAGGCATCTCGGTCACCGAGACGGCCGACGAGTCGACGGGCATCACGAAGCGCGTCGTCATCGACTGGCGCGCCAATCCGCGCGGCGGCGATCTGAAGCCGGCCATGGTCGTCAAGGGCAAGGACGGCAAGGTGCTGAAGCTCGCCCGCGGCGGCGAGGCCCGGTACCAGCTCTCGGTCGAGACCATTCTCTCGGTCGATCCTGGCTCGGACGTTCATGCCGGCGACGTGCTGGCGCGTATCCCGACGGAAGGCGCGAAGACGCGTGACATCACCGGCGGTCTGCCGCGTGTTGCCGAGCTCTTCGAGGCTCGCCGCCCCAAGGATCACGCCATCATCGCCGAGATGGACGGCACGGTCCGCTTCGGTCGTGACTACAAGAACAAGCGTCGCGTCATCGTCGAGCCTGTCGAGGGGTCGCTGGATGCGACGGGCGCGCCGCTGGAGCCGGTCGAGTATCTCATCCCGAAGGGCAAGCCTTTCCATCTTCAGGAAGGCGATGCCGTCGAGAAGGGCGACTACATCATGGACGGCAATCCGGCGCCGCACGACATCCTGGCGATCAAGGGCGTGGAGGCTCTCGCAGCCTATCTCGTCAACGAGATCCAGGACGTCTACCGGTTGCAGGGCGTGCAGATCAACGACAAGCACATCGAGGTGATCGTTCGCCAGATGCTGCAGAAGGTTGAGATCGTCGATGGTGGCGAGACGGAGTTCTTCTCCGGCGAGCAGGTCGACCAGCTCGAATTCGACGTCGTCAACGAGAAGGCCAAGTCGGAAGGCAAGAAGATCGCCATCGCCAATCCGGTTCTTCTCGGCATCACCAAGGCGAGCCTGCAAACGCGGTCGTTCTTCTCGGCGGCTTCCTTCCAGGAGACGACTCGCGTCCTCACCGAGGCGGCCGTCAACGGCAAGGTCGATCCGCTCGAGGGTCTCAAGGAGAACATCATCGTCGGCCGCCTAATCCCGGCGGGTACCGGCGGAACGATGGGCCGCATCCGCGAGATCGCGACCAAGCGCGATGCGCTGATCCTCGAAGAGCGCCGCCGCACCTCGGCTCCGAGCGAGCCGGTCGGCGGACTGCTCGGAAACCTGACCAACGCCGCGGAGTAAGCCGCGGCTGAAAAAGCGGGAGTGCGCCGATCGGCGCCCTCCGGATCGAAACAAGGCGCCTCGGGTTTTCCGGGGCGCCTTTTTCTTTGCGGTGGCGATCGCTCCCGGCACCGGGGATGTTCGGCGGAAGCACGCCGTGGTATGCACGCCGGGTTTCTCAGCCGGAAGGCATCATCTTGCGTAACCGCCGCGTCCGGGTCCGGGCCTTTTTCGTCATCCTCGCCAGTGCTGCGATGCTCAGCGCCTGTGGCGGCCGGCCGGAGGGCGTCCTCGAGCCGGTAGCGCTCACGGCGGCCGGAACGAGCCAGGTCGATATGGCTGTGGCGACGACGCGGATGCGTTCGGACAATCGCGCCGTGCTGTTCACTGGAGAGCGCGGACAGGCACTCGACTTCGCCAATATCGTCGTTTCGATCCCTCCGGCATCGGCGCGCAAGGTTGGCGACGTGCAATGGCCGAAGAAGCTGCCCGGCAATCCGGCCACGGACTTCGTGACGGTCAAGGCCGATGACATGACGCTTCCCGAGGCGAAGGCGTGGTTCAACAACCGCATCAAGAAGACGCCGGGCCGCCAGGCACTGGTCTTCATTCATGGTTTCAACAACCGTTTCGACGATGCCGTGTACCGCTATGCCCAGATCGTGCATGATTCCGGCGCGCCGGTCGTGCCGATCCTCTTCACCTGGCCTTCTCGCGGCAGCCTCCTCGACTATGGCTATGACCGGGAGAGCACGAACTACTCCCGTGACGCTCTCGAGAAGCTGCTGACCGCGCTCGCCAAGGATCCGAACGTTGACGAGGTATCCGTCCTCGCGCATTCGATGGGAAATTGGGTGACGCTGGAGGCGCTGCGCCAGATGGCGATCCGCAATGGCCGGGTGTTGCCCAAGATCAAGAATGTGATGCTGGCTTCACCAGACGTCGATGTCGATGTGTTCCGCAGCCAGATGGCCGATATCGGCAGCAAGGGTCCGCAGATCACGCTGTTCGTCTCGCAGGATGACCGCGCACTTGCGGCCTCTCGGCGTATCTGGGGCAATGTCGAACGGCTGGGCCAGATCGATCCGTCCAAGGAGCCCTATCTCACCGAACTGGAGAGGGACAAGATCACCGTCATCGATCTGACCAAGCTCCATACGGACGACAAGCTGAACCATGGCAAGTTCGCGGCAAGCCCGCAGGTCGTGCAGGCGATCGGCGCCCGCCTCGCGGAGGGGCAGGCGATAACGGATTCGAATGTGGGTCTCGGTGACCGCATCATCGCGGCTTCGACCGGCGCGGCGGCAACGGTCGGTGCTGCTGCGGGGCTCGTCGTTGCCGCACCCGTGGCGCTCGTCGATCCAAATACGCGCAAGAACTTCAACGGCAATGTCGAGGCGCTCGGCGATCAGGTCAGCGACACGGCCACGGCGACTGGCGACGCGATCCAGTCGACGACACAGGTGGGCCGATAGACCTTCATCTCCCAAGCGAGCGAGAGCTCGACGAACGCTCGCCCTTCGCATGAAAGGGCGGCTCCGCGCTGCCCTTTCCGTTTACCCTTCGCCGTTATACGGAGCTTCAACTGCCGTATATCGGCGGTCAACGGGGAGGGGAAAGCGATGAGAGGCTTCAAGGCGATCGTGGCGGCGGCGCTGGTTCTTGGCGCATCGGGTGCACTGGCGGAGGAGAGCTACAAGCCGTCCGTGAAGGTGCAACGTCTGCTGGACACCGAGACGACAACGAGCGGCGACGCGATCCAGTATCCCAAGATCGACGATCCGGAAGTGCAGAGCCTGCTGGTCGAAATTCCGCCTGGCGGCGAGACGGGTTGGCACGAGCACCCCTATCCCGCCTACGCGTATATTCTGCAGGGTGCGATCGAGGTGCAGATGGCGGATGGCCGGAAGCAGACCTTCAAGGCCGGCGATTCGTTCGCCGAAATGGTCAACCGGCCACATGACGGGCGAGTCGTCGGCAATGAGGCCGTGCGAATCCTCATGATCGTCACCGGCGAGAAGGGGAAGCCGTTCTCCGTGAAGGTGCCGCCCCCGCAATAGCGGGCCGATTCGGGACTCGCGAACCACCGCTACCGAGGTCGCGAAAGAAAATTGCTTCAGACGATCGGTTTGCGCAACAAAGACGCCGCTTACGCTCAGCCGTCGCAGCAATCTTCCCGTTCGGGCCTCGGCCAAAAGAAATGCGCACGGGGGTTGACGCGAAGGGGGCGAATAAGTAGGTTCCGCAAGCTTTCGGGCAGGTGGTAAGCCTAAATCGTTCGCTGGCGACGCGCCGCGGAGTTCGGGTTTAAACGCTGTCTGGATCGAAAAAAGACGTTAGAAGCGACACGCATGATCGCGGCGCAAGCCGTGATCCTCTGCTCTTCGTAGCGCCTCCGCCCTAACGAGCGGAAATGGCGCCCTTCGTTTATGGGCTATACGGCTCTCAACGGTGGATGAAGAGCGAGCGATACAGGACCGTAGGCTAGCTGGAAGGCGACGCATGCCGACTATCAATCAGTTGATCCGCAAGCCGCGCCAGGCGCCGGCAAAGCGGAACAAGGTGCCCGCGCTGGAGCAGAACCCGCAGAAGCGCGGTGTTTGTACGCGCGTCTATACGACGACCCCGAAGAAGCCGAACTCGGCACTTCGTAAGGTCGCCAAGGTGCGTTTGACCAACCAGTTCGAGGTCATCGGCTATATTCCCGGTGAAGGTCACAATCTGCAGGAACACTCGGTCGTCATGATCCGTGGCGGTCGCGTCAAGGACTTGCCGGGCGTGCGCTACCACATTCTGCGCGGCGTTCTCGACACCCAGGGCGTCAAGAACCGTAAGCAGCGTCGTTCCAAGTACGGCGCGAAGCGTCCGAAGTAAGGGATTTCTGAATCATGTCCCGTCGCCATAGTGCAGAGAAGCGCGAGATCATCCCGGACCCCAAGTTCGGCGATATTGTCGTGACCAAGTTCATGAATGCCGTCATGTATGACGGCAAGAAGTCTGTTGCCGAAAGCATCGTCTACGGTGCTCTCGATGTGATCCAGGCCCGCACCAAGCAGGAGCCCGTCGTGGTGTTCCGCCAGGCGCTGGACAATGTCGCGCCGCATATCGAAGTGCGTTCGCGCCGCGTTGGTGGTGCTACCTATCAGGTTCCGGTCGAGGTCCGCACGGATCGTCGTCAGGCGCTGGCGATCCGCTGGCTGTTGACGGCTGCCCGGGCCCGCAATGAGAAGACCATGGTCGAGCGTCTGTCCGGC
Encoded proteins:
- a CDS encoding cupin domain-containing protein, whose amino-acid sequence is MRGFKAIVAAALVLGASGALAEESYKPSVKVQRLLDTETTTSGDAIQYPKIDDPEVQSLLVEIPPGGETGWHEHPYPAYAYILQGAIEVQMADGRKQTFKAGDSFAEMVNRPHDGRVVGNEAVRILMIVTGEKGKPFSVKVPPPQ
- a CDS encoding alpha/beta hydrolase — protein: MLSACGGRPEGVLEPVALTAAGTSQVDMAVATTRMRSDNRAVLFTGERGQALDFANIVVSIPPASARKVGDVQWPKKLPGNPATDFVTVKADDMTLPEAKAWFNNRIKKTPGRQALVFIHGFNNRFDDAVYRYAQIVHDSGAPVVPILFTWPSRGSLLDYGYDRESTNYSRDALEKLLTALAKDPNVDEVSVLAHSMGNWVTLEALRQMAIRNGRVLPKIKNVMLASPDVDVDVFRSQMADIGSKGPQITLFVSQDDRALAASRRIWGNVERLGQIDPSKEPYLTELERDKITVIDLTKLHTDDKLNHGKFAASPQVVQAIGARLAEGQAITDSNVGLGDRIIAASTGAAATVGAAAGLVVAAPVALVDPNTRKNFNGNVEALGDQVSDTATATGDAIQSTTQVGR
- the rpsG gene encoding 30S ribosomal protein S7; the encoded protein is MSRRHSAEKREIIPDPKFGDIVVTKFMNAVMYDGKKSVAESIVYGALDVIQARTKQEPVVVFRQALDNVAPHIEVRSRRVGGATYQVPVEVRTDRRQALAIRWLLTAARARNEKTMVERLSGELLDASNNRGNAVKKREDTHRMAEANRAFSHYRW
- the rpsL gene encoding 30S ribosomal protein S12, coding for MPTINQLIRKPRQAPAKRNKVPALEQNPQKRGVCTRVYTTTPKKPNSALRKVAKVRLTNQFEVIGYIPGEGHNLQEHSVVMIRGGRVKDLPGVRYHILRGVLDTQGVKNRKQRRSKYGAKRPK
- the rpoC gene encoding DNA-directed RNA polymerase subunit beta' — translated: MNQEVANIFNPLAQPAQNFDQIRIHIASPEKILSWSYGEIKKPETINYRTFKPERDGLFCARIFGPIKDYECLCGKYKRMKYKGIICEKCGVEVTLARVRRDRMGHIELAAPVAHIWFLKSLPSRIGMLMDMTLKDLERILYFENYVVLEPGLTPLKERQLLSEEEYLRAQDEYGDDSFTAMIGAEAIREMMMALDLPKLALDLREEIATSTSELKPKKLGKRLKLVEAFIESGNRPEWMIMTQIPVIPPDLRPLVPLDGGRFATSDLNDLYRRVINRNNRLKRLIELRAPDIIIRNEKRMLQEAVDALFDNGRRGRVITGANKRPLKSLSDMLKGKQGRFRQNLLGKRVDYSGRSVIVVGPEMKLHQCGLPKKMALELFKPFIYSRLDAKGFSSTVKQAKKLVEKERPEVWDILDEVIREHPILLNRAPTLHRLGIQAFEPVLIEGKAIQLHPLVCSAFNADFDGDQMAVHIPLSLEAQLEARVLMMSTNNILHPANGLPIIVPSQDIVLGLYYLSIMAEKEPGEGMKFGSIAEIEHALSAKAITLHTKIKGRYRGIDADGNVTSKIYDTTPGRLLIGELLPKHHNLPFDVVNKLMTKKEISNTIDAVYRHCGQKETVIFCDRIMALGFREACRAGISFGKDDMVIPAAKAKLVEETQALVKDYEQQYNDGLITYGEKYNKVVDAWAKCGDRVAEEMMKGISAVQKDKETGRQKPMNSVYMMSHSGARGSPTQMKQLAGMRGLMTKPSGEIIENPIISNFKEGLTVLEYFNSTHGARKGLADTALKTANSGYLTRRLVDVAQDCIIIEQDCGTTNGLKMQAVIDSGQVVASLGLRILGRTAAEDIVSSVTGEVLIPAGKLIEERDCEKVEKAGVQAAKIRSVLTCDTKIGVCATCYGRDLARGTPVNMGEAVGVIAAQSIGEPGTQLTMRTFHIGGTAQVVDSSFIESSFEGTIQIRNRNIVRDSEGKLIALGRNMAIVIVDKDGTERAVNRVTYGSRLHVDEGDSVKRGQRLAEWDPYTRPVLTEVNGTIGYEDLVEGISVTETADESTGITKRVVIDWRANPRGGDLKPAMVVKGKDGKVLKLARGGEARYQLSVETILSVDPGSDVHAGDVLARIPTEGAKTRDITGGLPRVAELFEARRPKDHAIIAEMDGTVRFGRDYKNKRRVIVEPVEGSLDATGAPLEPVEYLIPKGKPFHLQEGDAVEKGDYIMDGNPAPHDILAIKGVEALAAYLVNEIQDVYRLQGVQINDKHIEVIVRQMLQKVEIVDGGETEFFSGEQVDQLEFDVVNEKAKSEGKKIAIANPVLLGITKASLQTRSFFSAASFQETTRVLTEAAVNGKVDPLEGLKENIIVGRLIPAGTGGTMGRIREIATKRDALILEERRRTSAPSEPVGGLLGNLTNAAE